The stretch of DNA TCACATCATTAACCCATACGGATAGGGCTTACAAAGTGACGCTCATCACTTGGGGTCTGAAGAAATGCTATTAGGGGCTACACTTATTTTTCTCCACTAAGTAACCGAGGATGTGTAGTACTTACTTTTTAAACCATGGTACCATTAcctaaaatatgtatttaaataatgtaaggCCGCAAATTGATACACAACTTTAAAACTACAGgtttatttacaatatttaaagttgtaaaaatatattcattcTATTTACACACTTAGGATTAGCTAAACAACTACTAATAAAAACTGGAGTTGATGGGTGGCTGGGGTCTGGGCGAGCCTTAAAGCTATTAACACAtttcagtttttatacccttgcagagggtattatgatttcagtcagaagtttgcaacgcagtgaaggagacgtttccgaccccataaagtatatatattcttgatcagcatcacaagacgagtcgatctagctatgtccgtctgtccgtctgtccgtccgtctgtccgtctgtctgtttctacgcaaactagtctctcagtttttgagctatcgggataaaactttcccaaaagtcttctttctattgcaggtagtatatatgtcggagccgaccggatcggacaactatatcttatagctcccataggaaggatcggaaaaaaaaacgttaacaaaattctagcttcggtgttttttgaaatattaccttctacttttggggatgttattttttaaatatttctgaatttcgaattaattatttaaaaaatcggactactatatcatatagctgccataggaacgatcggtaaattaatggaaaagtaataggaaataaattctagcttctttggtttttattgtattatcttctactctaggatatgactctttttaaatatttccgaatttcaattttaattggatcaaaatcggacgactatatcatatagctgccataggaacgatcggaaaattaatgagaaatattagaaaattgaacatttttgcgagttgttaattaataggaatgatctgcaagggtatataagcttcggctggccgaagctagcttcctttcttgttaattttCGAGTCTTACAAACTAAACGTACAATGGTACATGTActtagatcagagcttaaagCCTTCTATAATTCTGGATGAATTTCTATATACAATAATGAGGCGATGTACCTAAATTAGGGAATTCTGCTAAGCCTAAACTACCGATTGATTTGGACTGTAGACGGGGACATTGTGGAAACTAATGCCGGCATATAATGGAGTGATTCCCCTGCTGGGCAGCATGGACTTTCCACTCGAATACAGATGCTTTTTGGGCAGAGCCCCGGCCGTTTTGCTTTGGTTAATTATCGTTGAGGCAGGCGTACCGCTGGGCCCCAAACGATTCCTGTAGCTCTCGCAGGTCTTGCGCGACCACACCCACAATCCCGTCAGGGTTCCGCCCACCAGCTGCAGGAATATCCTCACCAAGGCCGGCCAGGCACTCAGCGGGTTGGGTGAAAGGCAATCCTCGGGGGTGGAGCAGCTGGGCACCGAGTACGCGTACCGCTCGCAAAGACCCGCCACCACGCCGGCGGCTGTGGGTGCGAAGTAGAGCAGGGAGAAGATCACGAAACGCTTCCTGATCTGCCCGAAACGGTGGTGGGCCAGGGTGggttgcagctgctgctgcagggaGAGCAGCGAGCGGGAGGCCTTCAGGGTGAAGTAGAGtcccaggaggaggagcaccaAGGCGGGCAGCTCCACGAAACCCGGCGCATGGCAGATCCCGGTCAGCTCACTCGGACGCACCTTCTCCAGCAGCAGGGCGGCAATGGGCGGGGCCAGTGAAGGCACCCAAACTAAGACGTGAAACAGGCCGGATCTCTTCTCCAGCGCCTCACTGGACCACTTCTTGTGGGAGGACAGATAGAAGCAGAGGGCGAATATCAGCCACCAGCTGGCGGCGCACAGACTCAGATAGGAGGTGGCCATGTAGGAGGCCAGGCAAGGAGGCGTCAGTTGACACGGCGCCGACCCCTCCAGACGTCCCGGCACCTGGACTTCCTGCATCCTTGCCTGGTTGTGGAACACGACGCGCTCCAGGTAGCCCACGCTGAACAGGTTGTAGCACAGGCACAGGAAGAGCACCGGCCTCTCCGGGTAGCCAAAGCGGGTGGGCTCCGCCCAGAAGGTGACCAGGGCGAACAGGGTGAGGACGAAGCAGACGGCCGAGAGGCCCAGGATCAGGGTTTCTGACATCTTCTTCTGGGCACTCGTGTGGAAGGCGTCCCGCTGGCACTGGGGAACACACTCCAGCGGGTTGAAGGGACTGCCGCTGAAGTTGTGCGGGCACAGGACACTGCCCATCCCAGGAGCCAGTGGTGGTGCTCCGCTCTTCCAGAAGCGGTAAGTCAGCGGGTGATCTTCCGCGACCGGTGAGCCGGTGGAGGGCGTTCCAAGTGGAACAGCTGCCTTCTGGGGAATCTGCATGCACAGCTCGTGCTTCTCCGGCTGCGGCAGAACGTTGCAGTTGAGGAACGAGGGCCACAGATCCATCAGTTCCGGCGGGGCCGTCTCCGTGCACTCGTCCCTTACCGTTTCGCACAGCGATTTGCAGGCGGTGACGGGGCGTGGCACATCTGGCGTGCAGAGCGGAAATAGCGACGAGCAGAGCAAAAAACGGGCGCGTCGCGAGCAACCGGATTCTATTAGTGGCACCAGTTTGGcaatctgaaaaaaataagCAAAGGAAAAATTAGAAATGTACATCCTAAAACATTGCTTAATTAACTAGATTACTTAAATTAGGCTAAATTTTCACTAATAGACCgggtttttccatttttgttattttttttatttcttttttttagtttttaataatttttccacTTGAATTGAGTCAAAGGGTGTGTTATTTAACAAgtgacttttatttaaaagatcaaattttttaaataaaaacagaaacagtGGAATAAATAACATAAAGAAAATAGGGAAGAATTACGATTCTAAACAATGCTGTAGCCAATTGTCTATAATATCGTCTAATTAAAATCGAACTAAATCTGTTATTCCTTGTTTTTTTGCCGACACGCTAGCAGTAAAAAAGGCTAATTGAACAAATGTTTTCCATTTGCACAATTGTAGTTTGTTCACACTAGCTAATGTCTGATATTAAATAAGCTAAAATtgcaaaattatgtatttttctGTTAATGATGCTCGGCTTGGATATGGCGCCTTTGGTGAATCGATTTTGAAAACAAGTTGTTAGTAAACATTATTTAAGTGGTCGTCTTGGCAAACTAACTAGACTAGACTAAAGtgcttaataattataaacaatttttttttaattttttaaagttgtaGAATACATTTTTCGGATTTGTGAATTTGGGCTCCTGaagatacattttttacaGTGTTCACTTCTGTCCAATGCCAACGAGAAATGCCAACattgatgacgatgacgaacCAGACGCATCCACATTTATGAGTTTGTGGAATTTTAGACAAGTCAGCGCGGCAGGAAAAAAAACCAGGACCCAACGTAAAAGAAACGTAAGAGATCTGGGGAGCAAAAAAGCTGCATCAAATTATCGAGAAACGTTTTCTCAGGAAAAGGAATCTCCGTTTGCTTTTGAAAGCCGATCAACAGATCACCAGGGGACTTTTGGCATGGATGTCAGCCGGCTCGTCGGCTTTTGTTTGCTGGCAAACAATATTGTTTTTGTATAATTAAGCCACATTAGGCCAAgccaaaaatacaacaaaaaatcagAAGAAGGGAGCGaaagaaggagaagaaggcCGGCAGCAAGAACCGGCGGCCATTTCAAATGGAGCATTAGACACGCGATTTCCAATTTGTGTAGCTTTTGCAGCTCTCTGGAAAATAACTGCCcgcaataataatttaatgatgCAGTCGGCGAGTGAACCGCATCATCGTCTTGGCCGAAAGCCAGGCGAGgcaacaaaaaaacgaaaggtAATCAGCCTAATAGATCTGCCTTAGGCCCACAAGTCGAAGTAAGAGAGAGTTACATTcggagcgaaagagacggtCTGACGAGGTAAAGGAAGAGAAAAAGGCAAAACAGGTGACTACAAATGTGGATCGAAATTCCAATAATTTAACAtctttaaaccattttttaagaCATTGCAAACATGACTTAAGATCTAAAACGTGTATAGCttaacaagtttatttttcgaggaaaaaactgaagaacaaaaaGTATAGTTATTTTCATAATCTATATGAATAAAATCAGAGATCAAATCATATATTTTCATGAGATATAGCttaacaagtttatttttcaaggaaaaaactgaagaacaaaaaGTATAGTTATTTTCATAATCTATATGAATCAAATCAGAGATCAAATCATATATTTGCCACATGTAATAAATTCGATCTTTGGtcaaattttaagaaatcatGAAATAAGTTTTTGCTTTGTCGTTCTGcttaatttactttaaaaaacttaaaaaccacgtttcgtttcgctttttgggtttttctttATCTTCTCCTTCTGGTTGTTTCtttattcgtttttatttgccttttttcTTACCATGTTTAACACATTTtgaaaccgaaaataaaatgtgataCCCCTTTTTCGCtcttttttcataatttaattacagAACAGCAACCACAATAACAAAGTTGACACCTCACAGCCTAAATGCAAACCTAATGATTTCTCGATTTTGATTAATGATTCTGATc from Drosophila takahashii strain IR98-3 E-12201 chromosome 2R, DtakHiC1v2, whole genome shotgun sequence encodes:
- the fz3 gene encoding frizzled-3 — its product is MYASLILLAILAVAMTSASNPGHNGQVAAGSNGLQCQPIAVSACQGLGYNMTALPNLAGHTNQLEAELQIAKLVPLIESGCSRRARFLLCSSLFPLCTPDVPRPVTACKSLCETVRDECTETAPPELMDLWPSFLNCNVLPQPEKHELCMQIPQKAAVPLGTPSTGSPVAEDHPLTYRFWKSGAPPLAPGMGSVLCPHNFSGSPFNPLECVPQCQRDAFHTSAQKKMSETLILGLSAVCFVLTLFALVTFWAEPTRFGYPERPVLFLCLCYNLFSVGYLERVVFHNQARMQEVQVPGRLEGSAPCQLTPPCLASYMATSYLSLCAASWWLIFALCFYLSSHKKWSSEALEKRSGLFHVLVWVPSLAPPIAALLLEKVRPSELTGICHAPGFVELPALVLLLLGLYFTLKASRSLLSLQQQLQPTLAHHRFGQIRKRFVIFSLLYFAPTAAGVVAGLCERYAYSVPSCSTPEDCLSPNPLSAWPALVRIFLQLVGGTLTGLWVWSRKTCESYRNRLGPSGTPASTIINQSKTAGALPKKHLYSSGKSMLPSRGITPLYAGISFHNVPVYSPNQSVV